One genomic region from Panthera tigris isolate Pti1 chromosome D1, P.tigris_Pti1_mat1.1, whole genome shotgun sequence encodes:
- the LOC102950224 gene encoding olfactory receptor 6M1-like yields the protein MAMRNQSTLSEFTLVSFPVIQELQVLLFVILLLVYMLIITGNIVIISLIWTDNRLQTPMYFFLSNLSFLDILFTTTIAPKLLACLLEKKKTISFAGCITQVYFYFFLGTVEFILLAVMFFDRYVAICNPLRYTIIMSSRLCLLLVLGCWAGAFLSVLCPTIVVSRLPYCHREISHFFCDIAPLLQVACIDTHFIEMINFLLSSLVVLSSLVLTTTSYTYIISTIMRIPSAQGRQKAFSTCASHITVVSIAYGSSIFTYVRPNQSHSLDFDKATAVLTTMVTPLLNPFIYSLRNEKVKEVLKESVSRIVPPHSKGT from the coding sequence ATGGCTATGAGAAACCAGAGTACATTGAGTGAATTCACATTGGTCTCCTTTCCCGTCATCCAGGAGCTTCAAGTCCTGCTGTTTGTCATTCTCCTGCTGGTTTATATGCTCATCATAACAGGAAACATTGTCATCATTTCCTTAATATGGACTGATAATCGTCTCCAGACACCAATGTATTTCTTCCTTAGTAATTTGTCATTTTTGGACATTTTGTTCACAACTACTATTGCCCCAAAGTTGCTAGCTTGTctcttagaaaagaagaaaaccatatCCTTTGCTGGCTGCATCACTCAagtttatttctacttctttctggGGACTGTGGAGTTTATCCTCCTAGCGGTGATGTTCtttgaccgctatgtggccatctgtaacCCCCTGCGCTATACCATCATCATGAGCAGTAGGCTCTGTCTCCTGCTGGTTCTGGGCTGCTGGGCGGGAGCCTTTCTCTCAGTGCTATGCCCAACTATTGTGGTGTCCAGATTGCCCTACTGTCATAGAGAAATTAGTCATTTCTTCTGTGACATTGCCCCTTTACTGCAGGTGGCCTGCATTGATACCCACTTCATTGAGATGATAAACTTCCTCTTATCATCCCTTGTGGTCCTGAGTTCACTGGTGCTCACCACCACATCCTACACCTACATCATTTCTACCATCATGCGCATCCCCTCAGCCCAAGGACGTCAGAAGGCCTTTTCCACCTGTGCTTCTCACATCACAGTCGTCTCCATTGCCTATGGAAGCTCCATCTTCACGTACGTGAGACCCAACCAGAGCCATTCACTGGATTTTGATAAAGCGACAGCTGTCCTCACTACAATGGTGACCCCTCTTCTGAATCCTTTCATTTATAGCTTGAGGAATGAAAAGGTAAAGGAAGTCTTGAAAGAGTCAGTTAGCAGGATAGTTCCACCACATTCCAAGGGAACATAA